The Phalacrocorax aristotelis chromosome 2, bGulAri2.1, whole genome shotgun sequence region TGCAGATGTGCAAAAGGCCTATGGCAAATCAAGAAAAGGAGCTAGGTCTCGTAAGCCCTGTGTGAGATCGCACTGCTGTCTGTCTTCTTGCTGTTGGACTCGCCTGCAAAGAGCAGAGTGAGCCAAAGTCACAGGGAACATACCATTATTTTTTCTGACAAAGCTTCATAGAGCTCATCCTCAAACTATTCTactttctcttctccaaaagggtagaaaagaaaatgagagaggaaGGTTTTGTGTAGAGCAGCTCCTGgttctgtttgcttttggggattttttgtttgtttgagggttttttttcagttttgggtAGTGCTTTGGTActctcttcttcttttcctcattcccaggaagagggaaaaattattgaaaaaagCATAAACTCTCTTGAATAGTCTGTAAAATGAGATTTATGGTGGAGCTGTAAACCTGATGTTTAAATGGttcctttcttgttttattttccacaggTCTTTGGCCCTCACCATGTCAAGGAGTGTTAACGATGTCTTCCCTCTCGGTTGCATTCCCCACCTGTCATCTTGCTAGGATCTAACTACAGAATGAACATAGCAGCTGTGTTTAATGCCCTGCTTGTGTCTGTCCTCGCTGCTGTGCTGTGGAAGTACATCAAACTGCGAGAGCATGTCTTCATGGTCGAAGAGGAGTTGGTCCTCACGCGTCAATCTCAGGAACTCTCTCAGGCTCAGATTGACTACCATGCAGCTCTCCAAGCACTGGTGGAGGATGGTACCAGGATGGTGTGCACTGGCAGGATGCACACCGACCGCATCTGCCGCTTTGAGTCCCTCTGCTACTCTACCGaggctgaggagtttgtctacTTTCACAGCAACTCCTCGGTCATGCTGCCTAACCTGGGCTCCCGGAggttccagccagctctgcttgACCTCTCCTCGGTGGAAGATCACAACACCCAGTACTTCAACTTTGTggagctgccagctgctgcactGAAATTTATGCCAAAGCCGGTCTTCGTGCCTGATGTGGCGCTGATCGCTAACAGGTTCAACCCAGACAACCTGATGCACGTCTTTCATGATGACCTCCTCCCCATTTATTACACCATGCAGCAGTTCTCTGATTTAGATCTGGAAGCACGGCTCTTCTTCATGGAAGGGTGGAGTGAAGGTGTTCACTTTGACCTCTACAAGTTACTGAGTAACAAGCAGCCACTCCTCAGGGAGCAGCTTAAAACCCTGGGCAGGCTCCTCTGCTTTACCAAATCGTACGTGGGACTGTCCAAAATCACCACCTGGTACCAGTACGGATTTGTCCAGCCACAAGGGCCAAAGGCTAACATCTTGGTTTCTGGTAATGAGATCAGGCAATTCAGCAAATTCATGACACAGAAGCTGAACGTCAGCTTGGAGGAAAGCTCCAGTGAGGAGTACATCGTGGTGTTCAGTCGAACAATCAACAGACTTATCCTAAATGAGGCAGAACTAATCCTGGCTCTCGCTCAAGAGTTTCAGATGAAAACCATTACCGTCTCTCTGGAGGAACATTCATTTTCTGACATCGTCCGGTTGATCAGCAATGCGTCCATGCTGGTCAGCATGCATGGGGCCCAATTAGTCATGTCTCTCTTCCTGCCAAGAGGTGCCACAGTGGTGGAGCTCTTTCCTTATGCTATCAACCCTGAACACTATACCCCTTACAAAACCCTGGCAACCCTTCCTGGCATGGACCTGCAGTACATTGCCTGGCAGAACACTGACAGGGAAGACACCGTTACCTACCCAGACAGACCTTGGGATCAGGGCGGGATTGCTCACCTGGACAAGGCTGAGCAAGAGCGCATCATTAAAAGCACAGAGGTGCCACGGCACCTCTGCTGCCGCAACCCCGAGTGGCTGTTCCGTGCCTACCAGGACACGAAGGTGAACATCCCCTCTCTTATCCATGTGATCAGGCAGACTGTGAAGTCTAAGCCTGGACCCAAGAAGCAGAAGTGGTCTGGTAGCCTCTACCCTGGCAAAGTGAGGGATGCCAAGTGTCAAGCCTCTGTCCAGGGCACTAGTGAAGCTAAACTTGCTGTGTCCTGGCAGATCCCCTGGAACCTGAAGTATCTCAAGGTCAGAGAAGTGAAATATGAAGTGTGGATACAAGAGCAAGGGGAAAACACTTACATGCCTTATATATTGTCCCATCAGAATCACACCTTCTCAGAAAACATTAAGCCCTTCACAATATACCTGGTGTGGATACGCTGCATCTTCAACAAAAACCTCCTGGGACCTTTTGCAGATGTGCTCTTGTGTAGTACATAATCTGTTGTGCTACTTGTACAGCTCTGCCCCACTTTCCACTCCATCTGTGGTTTAAAACTTCTTGTCTTGTAGTTTGTAGAGGGCTGAAGAAGACTAGACTGTACCAGTGCCTAAGTGTCCGTTTTATTGCACTCCGTGTGTGTTCTTTAAATGGTATTTATTTCCAgtgattgttttaaaaaaaaaaaacaacaaacctctGTGTTCCTCAGAGTAACTTCCAGAGGTTAAATTACATGCTGAATACATGTAATTGTAAACAGAATGGAAGTGAATCGTGTGTACCTTGGTGGTGatttaaatttgtttctatTGTGTGGTGAGTATATAAGCACAGCGTCAAACCGCAGTTAATTCCCTGGCTAGGTGGGCAATTCTCATCAGCTTTTTCATagtaagttatttttttcaataactgACTGTAACTTTGAGTTGAAGATTTGGTACAAGAGCCTTCATTAAACTGCTGTAAACCTcctcaatatttttttgctttttattatctGTCAAAATGGTTATTGTGATAGATTTATCTGTTGCTGTGATAAAATGTGTACATGCGTAGcgctttatttttcagatttcagctGAAGAGAAAGACTACAGTGTCAGCTTCATGTTTAAAATCAGATTGTAGTGCACCCCAAGCAAAAGGCTGGAGTAGCAGATGGGAGATAGAAGGGATGGAGTGGATAAAATAATTCACTGTGTTTTAagatctgttttcattttgtaagtTACATACAGGCctgtgggaaagggaggggatGGTTTGGAAGAGGCAGTGGGAAAGAGAGATTGCACTCACAGCAATCTGCTCAAGAAAATAATGGGTTTTTTAGTGTTCGATCCAAATAATCTGTTGATAATAGCTGCTAACAGATATGTGCTTTGCTACGAAATAGGCAGGTGGTCGCAAAGGGGAGCTTTCTGGGCACGGGTTTTCCTGGATGTTGGTGGGAGGAGATGGAGTCAGGCCAGGGGCAAGTACGTGGGTGCTGTCACATTGGGCTGGACAGAGCACCTGGCACTCGCACCTCTATTGCTCCGGTCAGGGGAGTAGTTTACTCTAGACTTACGCTCATTTTCTCCAAGCTCATAATCTGGTTTCATTGCTGGGGTAACGCACTGACTACTTAAGACCTGATCCTGCACACTTCTTTAGGTGGAGATCTTAAATTATGctgtctttgaaaaacagctctGCGTCAAAAGTACAGGCcttggggaggagagggaaaaagggGCAGGAGCGTGAGATGTTTCGCTGATAGAAGTTAACATCCTCCATAGTTTATAATCAACTctaaagcaacaggaaaagtgctttcttctcctctccatcccTAGTCCCCACCGTCCTCCCGAGGTCTGGATGGATGTTTGAACAGCAGGATAAATGGCTTGCTTTATGAGTGATGGACTGATAGATGAGCATCTCGAGGCAGGATTATAATATCAGTACTAGagagaggggggagaaaaacatTGCTGTACAAATCAGACAAGAAGCAGGAGAGTTGAAAAATGAGTGAAACGCCACAGTACGACATTGGACCTTCAGGCAAGTGCTACTTCTGtatattcattttcattatgtcttgctttgttttcaaacatgTTTATAGTTtaaagggggaggaaaaaccagaacaaCAATTCCAAAGTCTATATTTGTTCTGGGTTTGTAGCCTTGCCAACTAATCATTTTTGTCTTGATATTTTAAAGGGGCGTGTGAATACTCCTGCTGTTGTTTTCTTAGGACAAAATGGGATTCTTGCTGAAGCGAAATATCTGAGCTGCGCCCCAAAGTCTCCACGTGCCTACACATCACAAGCCACGTATGTCAGAGGTGAGAAAAAACTTCATGAACAGGTAACAAGACATgagagcaggctgctcagggaaggcagcgggacCTGTAGCTCTATGGGACTTGACTGGCTGATTAGCTCCCACTGGCGGCAGGGTTTTGCAGCAACCTCGCATCCCCACATCCGTTCAAGTTGCAGGTAGTCCTGTGGCTACTGGCCATCCTGCTGGCTGTTACAAGGGCGGTAATGTTGGCACCCTACGAAGCCCGTATTAAATGAGCCTTCAGAAGGATAGTTTGGTCAGCATTCGTTCTGCATCAgttttcagaagtaattttctttgtgtgtgaGCTGCCTGTGTTCCCTGGACCACCTCTTGTCCTGGGCAGGGTACTGGGCTGTGTGTCAGTTTCCTGCCTGTCTTTCTCAGTGCCTTTGGTAGCAATCCTTTGCCCATAATTTGTAGACCATCCCATTTCACTTAGAATTGGTATTATACAGTTGCAGATTTTCTAACATTTGCAGATTGGTTACAGCACATTAACTATTTTCTTCTCATATCCTAACAATTCTAATCAACAAAATTCACTACTGAGCAATGAAGTATCATACATGTGGGTTTCTGTGCTTTTAACTCTAGCATGAAGAGGTCTTTTGCATTCAgagactggtttttttttccagaagataaTCAATTGTGCTTTCCAAAAATGCACACTCAGGTTCTGTCTTCCTCATCGGTGCTATGAGTACTTTACGAgatggaaacaaaattaaaggatttttcctttccaaactcTGAGATAGCTGAACACTGAAGTTGTGATGGTGACGTGGCCATTTGCCTCCAACACCCACCCGCTGTAAGAATGTCTATACCGGCCCCTCACTGCTGTACCTGAATTCCTCCTCTGCTGGAACACGCAGCACTGAGAGTACCTGGCCCAGCCTGTAGCTGTCATAAATTGGGCACAGTAACATCGTGCTGATTCATACTGCCTCAAGAACTGCTCTGGAGTGCTAGGATCTTCACATagtgaattttctttccttttagtaATTTTGCCATCAGTGGTCTGCAGGCCCATTCCATTTATGCCCCCAATCCTTCCCTGTCCCATGGGCTGTTTGTTTCCCTTGCTTCACACAAATAACCTCTCACACAGCCTCCAGCCTTCACGTTTCAAGAAAACCTAGTGGGACTTTTCTCTGTCAATGCCACATCTTAATTGATTAGAAGGAGTCCTTGCCCAGCATTGCTTAAAGTTTAATCCTGTAACGAATGCAGGCTCTCCATgcgcaggggctggggctgcatcCCTAATGCATGCAgcaaggcagggctggagctgggttACTGTGTTGCCAAAGCAGCTGCTTCCTCCGGTGAGCTTGTGGGGCACCTTTTGACAAGCTGCCTTGTACAAGACACTCGCGCCTTCCGCTACTGCATAATTTGGTTTTGCTCCCAGAGCAAATACATTAAGCTCTGCGGTGCTGTCTGGCCCCACTGTCCTGGAAGAAAAGTAGCTGGGATTAAATCCAAAGCCCTCTGGGGACAGTGCAGGATACTAATAGCAAGCTGGTCTTGAACTCGCTGCTGCCGGGCTTGGCCATGCTTGCAGAGATGGATCATCTAGGAGGATTTCCTCTAGCTGCAGTTTCATCTCTCATTTTAATTAGCCGAAGTGCGAGGTGCAGCCAGCTACTGCGGGAGAGCTGCTTACCAATGCGTACGGGGCGAAGGAGGACTGAATGGAGCACTTGGGAACTTGCACATGTGAGGTGttggagcaggagct contains the following coding sequences:
- the POMGNT2 gene encoding protein O-linked-mannose beta-1,4-N-acetylglucosaminyltransferase 2, translated to MNIAAVFNALLVSVLAAVLWKYIKLREHVFMVEEELVLTRQSQELSQAQIDYHAALQALVEDGTRMVCTGRMHTDRICRFESLCYSTEAEEFVYFHSNSSVMLPNLGSRRFQPALLDLSSVEDHNTQYFNFVELPAAALKFMPKPVFVPDVALIANRFNPDNLMHVFHDDLLPIYYTMQQFSDLDLEARLFFMEGWSEGVHFDLYKLLSNKQPLLREQLKTLGRLLCFTKSYVGLSKITTWYQYGFVQPQGPKANILVSGNEIRQFSKFMTQKLNVSLEESSSEEYIVVFSRTINRLILNEAELILALAQEFQMKTITVSLEEHSFSDIVRLISNASMLVSMHGAQLVMSLFLPRGATVVELFPYAINPEHYTPYKTLATLPGMDLQYIAWQNTDREDTVTYPDRPWDQGGIAHLDKAEQERIIKSTEVPRHLCCRNPEWLFRAYQDTKVNIPSLIHVIRQTVKSKPGPKKQKWSGSLYPGKVRDAKCQASVQGTSEAKLAVSWQIPWNLKYLKVREVKYEVWIQEQGENTYMPYILSHQNHTFSENIKPFTIYLVWIRCIFNKNLLGPFADVLLCST